Proteins found in one Tumebacillus sp. BK434 genomic segment:
- a CDS encoding ABC transporter ATP-binding protein, translating to MGLFRQTIALFGPYKGRMLLVLLYAVLGGAFATVPPLLLGKLVDQVLPLQLTNMIGWLVAAVFFAFLGKVMFESLQEFVQVKIGLDIITDMQLTAFRKLHRAPMSMFATTPRGDILFRLTHDVEAIQNLNSTVIPRFLQQLLGAIAAFIAVIAIYWPAAVVMLAVFVIYLGPSYLLGRKVRKLSEVQRNMLADLYAHMQESIESIRLVRTFVTEERETQTQSVKLDAWKKFAIYAALISKVNWRLGNMMQVASPGVVMLIGGMAVWQQEITIGTLVACIGFIPAMFLPIRSLAENALMIQQAIPALQRIFEYFHLPEEQAEGLPAVGTVQGDLEMEDIWFTYPGAEEPVLRGVSLHVRAGQHIGIVGASGGGKSTLIQLLLGLYTPEQGTVRVDGKDLNTHDRNSFRQQVGVVSQETFLLNSTLRHNLLYARPDASQAELDAAVTASGLGEFLDSLEDGYETVVGERGLKLSGGQRQRVALARAILRRPPVLIFDEATSSLDGETEERVQEALEQLMPGRTTITIAHRLVTVRDADEILVLDHGVVAERGTHEELLKMQGQYCRLYAAQYSELEKEGVV from the coding sequence GTGGGCTTATTTCGGCAGACGATCGCGCTGTTTGGACCGTATAAGGGCAGGATGTTGCTAGTGCTCTTGTATGCGGTGTTAGGGGGCGCGTTTGCGACGGTTCCACCGCTTTTGTTAGGCAAATTGGTCGATCAGGTCTTGCCTTTGCAGCTGACAAATATGATCGGCTGGCTGGTCGCAGCCGTCTTTTTCGCCTTTTTAGGCAAAGTAATGTTTGAATCTTTGCAAGAGTTTGTGCAGGTTAAAATCGGTCTCGACATCATCACCGACATGCAGTTGACCGCATTTCGCAAGCTGCATCGCGCACCGATGTCGATGTTCGCCACCACGCCGCGCGGGGACATTCTGTTTCGCCTGACCCATGACGTGGAAGCGATTCAGAACCTGAACTCGACGGTCATCCCGCGCTTTTTGCAGCAGTTGTTAGGGGCGATCGCCGCGTTTATCGCGGTCATCGCGATCTATTGGCCGGCGGCGGTGGTGATGCTCGCGGTGTTTGTGATCTACCTTGGCCCGTCTTATCTGCTCGGGCGCAAGGTGCGCAAGCTGAGCGAGGTGCAGCGCAACATGCTCGCCGACCTCTATGCACACATGCAGGAGAGCATCGAGTCGATCCGCCTCGTGCGCACGTTTGTCACCGAGGAGCGCGAGACACAGACGCAGTCGGTCAAGCTCGACGCATGGAAGAAGTTTGCGATCTACGCCGCGCTGATCTCGAAAGTGAACTGGCGCCTCGGCAACATGATGCAAGTCGCGTCGCCCGGCGTGGTGATGCTGATCGGCGGGATGGCCGTCTGGCAACAGGAGATCACGATCGGGACGCTGGTCGCCTGCATCGGATTTATTCCGGCGATGTTTTTGCCGATTCGCTCTTTGGCGGAAAACGCTTTGATGATTCAGCAGGCGATTCCGGCGCTGCAGCGCATTTTTGAATACTTTCATCTGCCGGAAGAGCAGGCGGAAGGCTTGCCGGCTGTCGGCACCGTACAAGGCGACTTGGAGATGGAGGACATCTGGTTCACCTATCCGGGCGCGGAAGAGCCGGTGCTGCGCGGGGTCTCGCTGCATGTGCGAGCCGGGCAGCACATCGGCATCGTCGGCGCGTCCGGCGGCGGGAAATCGACGCTGATCCAACTGCTGCTCGGTCTGTACACGCCGGAGCAGGGCACGGTGCGCGTCGACGGCAAGGACCTGAACACGCACGACCGCAACTCGTTCCGTCAGCAGGTCGGCGTCGTGTCGCAGGAGACGTTCCTGTTGAACAGCACTTTGCGGCACAACCTGCTCTATGCGCGCCCGGATGCGTCGCAGGCAGAACTGGACGCGGCGGTGACGGCATCGGGGCTCGGCGAGTTTCTCGACAGTCTGGAAGATGGCTACGAAACGGTCGTCGGCGAGCGCGGCTTGAAGCTGTCCGGCGGGCAGCGTCAGCGCGTGGCGCTGGCCAGGGCGATCTTGCGCCGACCGCCGGTGCTGATCTTCGACGAAGCGACCTCGTCGCTCGACGGCGAGACGGAAGAGCGGGTGCAGGAAGCGCTGGAACAGCTGATGCCAGGGCGCACGACGATCACGATCGCGCACCGCCTCGTCACCGTGCGCGACGCCGATGAGATCCTCGTGCTCGACCACGGCGTCGTCGCTGAGCGCGGCACACATGAAGAGCTGTTGAAAATGCAAGGGCAGTACTGCCGCCTGTATGCGGCGCAGTACAGCGAACTGGAGAAGGAGGGGGTCGTATGA
- the coxB gene encoding cytochrome c oxidase subunit II: protein MGLSNFYLPEAITQTAKDIDGLFGMIFWISLVAFILVEALLVIFLIRYKRKHPDKQGLAIHGNTKAEVIWTMIPALILVGIGIYSSGMVYTIQEPPTDVYEIKVTGMKWAWEFEYPNGAKTYGELRIPENENVLFKIYSKDVIHSFWIPEFRVKQDAVPGRETRFWVKAETFNNAENKYEKRIICAEYCGNQHSNMLADLQIMPADEFTAWVDKELTRPKTDAQYVIQSNGCTSCHTIDGGKSAGPTWKGLFGKKQIVNGQEVTVDEKYLEEAIMTPDAKTPEGFNSGMMPAFQLEPDAMKNVVEYIKSLK from the coding sequence GTGGGACTGAGTAACTTTTATCTTCCAGAGGCCATAACGCAGACGGCGAAAGACATCGACGGTCTGTTTGGGATGATCTTCTGGATTTCCCTCGTTGCGTTCATCTTGGTAGAAGCGCTCCTGGTTATCTTCCTTATTCGGTACAAGAGAAAGCATCCGGATAAGCAAGGTCTGGCGATTCACGGCAATACCAAGGCTGAAGTCATCTGGACAATGATTCCCGCGCTGATCCTGGTCGGTATCGGTATCTACTCGAGTGGTATGGTCTATACCATTCAAGAGCCGCCGACCGACGTGTACGAAATTAAGGTCACGGGCATGAAGTGGGCATGGGAGTTTGAGTACCCGAACGGTGCAAAAACTTACGGCGAACTTCGCATCCCGGAAAACGAGAACGTCCTGTTTAAGATCTACTCCAAGGACGTCATCCACTCGTTCTGGATTCCGGAATTCCGCGTCAAGCAAGACGCGGTGCCTGGCCGCGAGACCCGTTTCTGGGTAAAAGCGGAAACGTTTAACAACGCGGAGAACAAATACGAAAAGCGCATCATCTGCGCGGAATACTGCGGCAACCAGCACTCCAACATGCTCGCAGACCTGCAGATCATGCCGGCTGACGAGTTCACCGCATGGGTGGATAAAGAGCTGACCCGTCCGAAGACTGATGCGCAATACGTCATTCAATCGAACGGCTGCACCTCTTGCCACACCATCGACGGCGGCAAGTCCGCAGGTCCGACCTGGAAAGGTCTTTTCGGCAAAAAACAAATCGTAAACGGCCAAGAAGTCACGGTCGACGAAAAATACCTGGAAGAAGCGATCATGACTCCGGACGCAAAAACTCCGGAAGGTTTCAACTCCGGTATGATGCCGGCGTTCCAATTGGAGCCGGATGCAATGAAGAACGTTGTAGAGTATATCAAATCTCTGAAGTAA
- the cyoE gene encoding heme o synthase has product MEQTVQSSSTASRVSNPVMEPGPLSETPTGTWRDFVTVTKIGITLANMMTVFAGLWLASDGQAAGDLIFYTLIGTALVIMAGTCLNNYIDRDLDKNMERTQKRALPSGRLNATHVLWLGVGFALVGTLILTFLVNALTAFLGLIGLFVYVVMYTMWLKRSSTTSTVWGGISGAVPIVMGWTAFSGTMDFGAWMLFLWMFLWQPPHFLALAIRRAEDYGKAGIPLLPVVKGFDVTKRHMIRYVSAMVPVSFLMYLIPNMGYTYLIASLILGFGWLGLSIAGFVAKDTIKWSRISFVYSLIYLTVLSIVMIVEPYL; this is encoded by the coding sequence TTGGAACAGACTGTACAATCTTCTTCGACCGCTTCTCGCGTCTCGAATCCGGTCATGGAACCGGGACCGCTGTCGGAAACTCCGACCGGCACCTGGCGTGACTTTGTGACGGTAACAAAAATCGGGATCACCCTTGCGAACATGATGACCGTCTTTGCCGGCCTTTGGCTGGCTTCGGACGGCCAAGCCGCAGGCGACCTGATTTTCTACACGCTGATCGGTACAGCGTTGGTGATCATGGCCGGCACTTGCTTGAACAACTATATCGACCGTGACTTGGATAAAAACATGGAGCGCACGCAAAAGCGCGCGTTGCCGAGCGGTCGCCTGAACGCTACTCACGTTCTCTGGCTGGGCGTGGGGTTCGCGCTGGTCGGCACGCTGATCTTGACGTTCCTCGTCAATGCACTGACGGCGTTCCTGGGTCTGATCGGTCTGTTCGTATATGTTGTCATGTACACGATGTGGCTGAAGCGCTCGTCCACCACATCCACCGTCTGGGGCGGCATCTCCGGTGCCGTGCCGATCGTGATGGGCTGGACCGCGTTCAGCGGGACGATGGACTTTGGCGCTTGGATGCTCTTCCTGTGGATGTTCCTCTGGCAGCCGCCGCACTTCCTGGCGCTGGCGATCCGCCGTGCGGAAGATTACGGGAAAGCGGGCATTCCGCTGCTTCCGGTCGTCAAAGGCTTCGATGTGACCAAGCGTCACATGATCCGCTATGTTTCGGCGATGGTGCCGGTATCGTTCCTGATGTACCTGATCCCGAACATGGGCTACACCTACCTGATCGCTTCGCTGATTCTCGGCTTCGGCTGGTTGGGGCTGTCGATCGCTGGTTTTGTTGCAAAAGACACGATCAAATGGTCGCGCATTTCGTTTGTATATTCTCTGATCTATCTCACGGTGCTGAGCATCGTGATGATCGTAGAACCGTATCTGTAA
- the ctaD gene encoding cytochrome c oxidase subunit I produces MAATGDVKRKSFFRDWILTVDHKKIGIMYALTSIIFFFFGGLAAILIRTQLAMPDTQVLEPQQFNQAFTVHGTIMIFLWIIPMLTGAFGNYLVPIMIGAHDMAFPRMNALSYWLFLLGGLVLFASFFVGAVPDVGWTAYPPYSIESQGAGLDFWVTAVHILGLSSILAAINFIVTTWNMRTEGMTFNRMPLFVWANLVTSFIQLFGTPALAGAVTTLLLDRHFGTVFYNVAEGGDPMMYQHLFWFYSHPAVYVMIIPAMGIVSEILPVFARKPIFGYKAIAYSSIMIGFLGFMVWAHHMFVAGMQMSEGIPFMITSMIIAVPTSIKIFNWLATLWGGQIKFTTPMLFVSLGFLGLFTIGGLGGIMLGAVPVDLHLHDTYFVIAHFHYVILGGSMTAILAGMFYWFPKVTGRMYNEKFGQVGFWLYFIATNLTFFPMHFIGMAGMPRRVFFYQPELTTLNQLATLGSYLMGVAALLLFINLAYSLFKGEKASQNPFGAQTLEWTHASSPPTEFNFEAMPVVTADPYQFGEQKDGKSLDDDGVTA; encoded by the coding sequence TTGGCAGCGACGGGAGATGTAAAGCGCAAGTCTTTCTTCCGCGATTGGATTCTAACCGTTGACCACAAGAAGATCGGGATTATGTACGCCCTCACCTCGATTATCTTCTTCTTCTTTGGCGGTCTGGCGGCGATCCTGATCCGTACGCAGCTCGCGATGCCTGACACTCAGGTACTCGAGCCGCAGCAATTTAACCAAGCGTTCACCGTGCACGGTACCATCATGATCTTCCTGTGGATCATTCCGATGCTCACCGGTGCTTTTGGTAACTATCTCGTGCCGATTATGATCGGTGCACACGACATGGCGTTCCCGCGTATGAACGCACTGTCCTACTGGCTGTTCCTGCTGGGCGGCCTGGTTCTGTTCGCTTCCTTCTTTGTGGGAGCAGTTCCGGATGTAGGCTGGACGGCGTATCCGCCGTACTCGATCGAATCTCAAGGTGCCGGTCTGGACTTCTGGGTCACGGCGGTCCACATTTTGGGTCTCTCTTCGATCCTCGCAGCGATCAACTTTATCGTCACCACTTGGAACATGCGCACGGAAGGCATGACCTTCAACCGCATGCCGCTCTTCGTGTGGGCGAACCTTGTCACTTCTTTCATCCAGCTGTTCGGTACTCCGGCGCTGGCGGGCGCAGTCACCACGCTGCTGCTCGACCGTCACTTTGGCACGGTCTTCTATAACGTAGCTGAGGGCGGGGACCCGATGATGTATCAGCATCTGTTCTGGTTCTACTCGCACCCGGCTGTATACGTTATGATCATCCCGGCGATGGGTATCGTTTCCGAGATCCTGCCGGTCTTCGCTCGCAAGCCGATCTTCGGTTATAAAGCGATCGCTTACTCTTCGATCATGATCGGTTTCCTTGGCTTCATGGTATGGGCTCACCACATGTTCGTAGCAGGTATGCAAATGTCGGAAGGTATCCCGTTCATGATCACCTCCATGATCATCGCGGTGCCGACCTCGATCAAGATCTTTAACTGGCTCGCGACCCTCTGGGGCGGCCAGATCAAGTTCACCACCCCGATGCTGTTCGTGTCCTTGGGCTTCCTCGGCCTGTTCACCATCGGCGGTCTGGGCGGTATCATGCTGGGTGCGGTTCCGGTTGACCTTCACCTGCACGACACCTACTTTGTTATCGCTCACTTCCACTACGTAATCTTAGGTGGATCCATGACGGCGATCCTTGCGGGTATGTTCTACTGGTTCCCGAAAGTAACCGGCCGCATGTACAATGAAAAATTTGGCCAAGTCGGATTCTGGCTGTACTTCATCGCGACCAACCTGACCTTCTTCCCGATGCACTTCATCGGTATGGCAGGTATGCCGCGCCGCGTATTCTTCTACCAGCCTGAGCTGACAACGCTGAACCAGTTGGCAACCCTTGGTTCCTACCTCATGGGTGTCGCTGCGCTCCTGCTGTTCATTAACCTTGCCTACTCGCTCTTCAAGGGTGAAAAAGCTTCGCAAAACCCGTTCGGCGCTCAAACGCTCGAGTGGACGCATGCTTCTTCGCCGCCGACCGAATTCAACTTCGAAGCGATGCCGGTCGTTACTGCCGACCCGTACCAATTCGGTGAGCAAAAAGACGGCAAATCGCTCGACGATGACGGTGTAACCGCATAA
- a CDS encoding ABC transporter ATP-binding protein encodes MSQATVKKPSDGKRVLAFLRPYLKWVGADSLVIALSQVCGDLIPALAMTWLVDSILPDTGNSSLLWGLAILLVVAAVLDLVFMVIDEYFCHAVAKGVTIQQKLRLFRHLQVLPFSFYHRNQSGELLARVSDDPDTLHNFLAWEGSSLMASVQGVVIYSAVLAWIDPLLMVTSLVLGVIFYYGSNLVGARTRTASANARREASRYLERLRESVTGIHLSRVLGVAESEIETVAAIRKDFIRESHRELKARMQSFVVIGSFNGVAMGAVYAISAWLIWDQKLTQGEMLAAATLVGVAANQLQRMLRHWLSVRRTGPALDRSEILLSEPASPAEISNGLTFNEVKGDVVLDGVAFGYPGKADRVIQELSFAISRGEAVALVGPSGSGKSTVVDLLLRLYEPDAGQIFLDGKLLSDLDARWLRKQVAVVSQDVQLRNGTLADNLRLGNVSASDEVLLQAIADSGLQEFYDSLPNGLNSPVGERGNLLSGGQKQRLSLARALVADTPILVLDEASSALDPITEVLVNAAITKRRRQQTVLVIAHRLSTVLTADRIVVLEHGRVVEQGTHDELLQQEGVYARLFKREADIGENLAG; translated from the coding sequence ATGAGTCAGGCAACGGTGAAAAAACCAAGCGACGGCAAGCGCGTGCTCGCGTTTTTGCGGCCCTACCTGAAGTGGGTCGGGGCGGATTCGCTGGTCATCGCGCTGAGCCAGGTCTGCGGCGATTTGATTCCGGCGCTGGCGATGACGTGGCTGGTCGATTCGATTTTGCCCGATACCGGGAACAGCAGCCTGCTGTGGGGCTTGGCGATTCTGCTCGTCGTGGCGGCGGTGCTCGACCTGGTGTTTATGGTGATCGACGAGTACTTCTGCCACGCGGTCGCCAAAGGGGTGACGATTCAGCAGAAGCTGCGCCTGTTCCGCCACCTGCAGGTGCTGCCGTTCAGCTTCTACCACCGCAACCAGTCCGGGGAACTGCTCGCCCGCGTGTCGGATGACCCGGATACGCTGCACAACTTCCTCGCCTGGGAAGGGTCGTCGCTGATGGCGTCGGTGCAGGGCGTGGTGATCTACTCGGCGGTGCTGGCGTGGATCGATCCGCTGCTGATGGTGACCTCACTGGTGCTGGGCGTGATCTTCTACTACGGCTCCAATCTCGTCGGGGCGCGGACGCGGACCGCCTCCGCAAACGCCAGACGGGAAGCGTCGCGCTATCTGGAGCGGCTGCGCGAGTCGGTGACCGGCATTCACCTGTCGCGCGTGCTCGGCGTGGCGGAGTCGGAGATCGAGACGGTGGCGGCGATTCGCAAAGACTTCATCCGCGAGAGCCACCGCGAGCTGAAAGCGCGCATGCAGTCTTTTGTGGTGATCGGCTCGTTTAACGGCGTGGCGATGGGTGCCGTCTATGCGATCTCCGCTTGGCTGATCTGGGACCAGAAACTGACCCAAGGCGAGATGCTCGCCGCCGCTACCCTCGTCGGCGTCGCGGCGAACCAATTGCAGCGCATGCTGCGCCACTGGCTGTCGGTGCGCCGCACCGGACCTGCGCTCGACCGCTCGGAGATCCTGCTGTCCGAACCGGCATCCCCGGCAGAAATCAGCAATGGTCTGACCTTTAATGAGGTCAAAGGTGACGTAGTTCTCGACGGTGTGGCATTTGGCTATCCGGGCAAAGCGGACCGCGTGATTCAGGAGCTGTCCTTCGCGATCTCGCGCGGCGAAGCGGTGGCGCTGGTCGGACCGAGCGGCTCGGGCAAGTCGACCGTGGTCGATCTGCTCTTGCGGCTGTATGAGCCGGACGCGGGGCAGATCTTCCTCGATGGCAAGCTGCTGTCCGACCTCGACGCCCGCTGGCTGCGCAAACAGGTCGCCGTGGTGTCGCAGGATGTGCAGCTGCGCAACGGGACGCTGGCCGACAACTTGCGCCTCGGAAACGTAAGCGCCAGCGACGAAGTGTTGCTGCAGGCGATCGCTGACAGCGGGCTGCAGGAGTTTTACGACAGCTTGCCAAACGGGCTGAACTCCCCGGTCGGCGAGCGGGGCAACCTGTTGTCCGGCGGGCAGAAACAGCGCCTGTCGCTGGCCCGCGCCCTGGTCGCCGACACGCCGATCCTCGTGCTCGACGAAGCGAGCTCGGCGCTGGACCCGATCACCGAAGTGCTGGTCAATGCGGCGATCACCAAGCGCCGCCGTCAGCAGACGGTGCTGGTCATCGCGCACCGCCTGTCCACCGTGCTGACTGCAGACCGCATCGTCGTGCTGGAGCACGGCCGCGTCGTCGAGCAAGGCACGCATGATGAGCTGTTGCAGCAGGAAGGGGTCTATGCCCGCCTGTTCAAGCGGGAAGCGGACATCGGAGAGAATCTGGCAGGATAA